Within Corynebacterium timonense, the genomic segment GGCGTGCGCACTGTCCTCGACGTGGAGCTCGCCGAGCTGAGCCCCCGCGAGTGCGCCCGCGCCGCCGCCTCCGCGGTGGCGGGCAGCGCGCCGATCCACCTGAGCATCGACCTCGACGTGCTCCCCGCCGCGGTCGCGCCGGGGGTTTCAGCCCCGGCGGGTTTTGGCGTCGCGGCGGAAAAGCTGCGCGCCATGGTCACCGCCGTCGCCGCCACGGGCCGGGTCGCGCTCGTCGACGTCGTCGAGCTCAACCCGCAGTACGACGTGGACAACCGCACGGCGAAAGTGGCGGCGCGCCTCATCCACGACATCGTCGACGCGCATGTGAGGGCAGTGGCTGCCGGCTAGGTCTGTGATGGCGGGCACAAAATTTGTGCCGAAAACGCCCCGGCGGCCTGGGCGGAAGAATATATTGAGGGGCAATCTTCCAGCGATTGCCCCTTTCCCTTCCCCTAAGGAGGTCCCGTGGACGGGATTCTTTCTACCCTCAACGACCTGATCTGGTCGAACTGGCTGGTGTACTTGTGCCTCGGCGCGGGCGCGTACTTCACCCTCGCTACTGTCTTCCTGCAGATCCGCTGCCTGCCCGACATGATCAAGCAACTCGCGCAGGGCGAGAAGTCCGAGTCGGGCATCTCCTCCTTCCAGTCGCTCATGATCTCGCTCGCCGGCCGCGTCGGCGTGGGCAACATCGCGGGCGTGGCCACGGCCATCGCCTTCGGCGGGCCCGGCGCCGTGTTCTGGATGTGGCTCGTGGCGCTGCTCGGCTCGTCGACCTCCTTCGTCGAGTGCACCCTGGCGCAGATTTACAAGGAGAGGGACCAGGACACCGGCGAGTACCGCGGCGGGCCCGCCTACTACATTGAGAAGGCCTACCGCCACACCGCGGCGCGCCCCTTCGCTGTGGTCTACGCGATCGTCTTCGCCGTGGCGATGATCCTGGCCACCTCCTACTTCCTGCCGGGCATCCAGGCCAACGGCGTCTCCGCCGCGCTGACGAACGCTTGGTCAGTGCCCGCGTGGGTGTCCGCGACCGTCATGGCCGTGCTGCTCGGCGTCATCATCGTCGGCGGCGTCAAGCGCATTGCTACCTTCGCCTCGTTGGTGGTCCCGTTCATGGCGCTGATCTACATCATCGTCGCCATCGTCGTCCTCTTCGCCAACGCCTCCCAGATCCCGGAGGTCTTCGGGCTGATCTTCAACGCCGCCTTCGACCGCGAGGCCGTCTTCTCCGGCATGCTCGGCGTGGCCATCATGTGGGGCGTCAAGCGCGGCATCTACTCCAACGAGGCAGGCCAGGGCACCGGCCCGCAGTCCGCCGCCGCCGAGGTCTCGCACCCGGCGAAGCAGGGCTTCGTTCAGGCCTTCGCGGTCTACGTGGACACCCTCTTCGTCTGCTCCGCGACCGCCTTCATCATCATCTCCACCGACATGTACAAGGTCTTCGAGGGCGAGTCTGAGGACGGAGCTGTGCGCTACGCCGGTTCGCTTCCCGACGGCATCCCCGTCGGCCCGGGCTTCGTCCAGGCGGGCCTGGACTCCTTCGCCTCGGGTATCGGTCCCTCCTTCGTGGCCCTGGCCATCATGTTCTTCGCCTTCACCACCGTGCTGGCCTACTACTACATGGCCGAGGTGAACTTCACGTACCTCAACCGGTGGGTGCGCAACGAGACGGCGCGTCGCGTGCTCATCTGGGCGCTGCGCGTGCTCATCGTGGTCTCCGTGTTCGTCGGCGCGACGAGCACCCCGGGCGCGGCCTGGATGCTCGGCGACATCGGCGTCGGCTCCACCGCGTGGCTGAACATCGTGGCCATCCTGGTCCTCCAGGTCCCTGCCCTGAAGTGCCTGTGGGACTACCGCCGGCAGAAGAAGGCGGGCCTGGACCCGCAGTTCGACCCGGAGGCGCTGGGCATCAAGAACGCCGACTTCTGGGTGGCGCGCAAGGCCGAGATGGTCGCCAACGGCACCTGGCCCACCGCGGGTGATCCCACTGTGAAGGAAGCCGTCTAGCGCAGCGCGCTAAACAGCGCCTCAGCGGCAGCGTCGTCCCACAGGATGACGCTGCCGACTTCTGTGTCGGCGAAGCCGCCGACGGGCACCGTCTCGGTGGTCAGCCCGCCGCGCAGCGCGAGGGGGATGCGCGCGAGGTTCCAGATGTGGTCGTCGGTATTGACGGTGACCACCCGCG encodes:
- a CDS encoding alanine/glycine:cation symporter family protein, translated to MDGILSTLNDLIWSNWLVYLCLGAGAYFTLATVFLQIRCLPDMIKQLAQGEKSESGISSFQSLMISLAGRVGVGNIAGVATAIAFGGPGAVFWMWLVALLGSSTSFVECTLAQIYKERDQDTGEYRGGPAYYIEKAYRHTAARPFAVVYAIVFAVAMILATSYFLPGIQANGVSAALTNAWSVPAWVSATVMAVLLGVIIVGGVKRIATFASLVVPFMALIYIIVAIVVLFANASQIPEVFGLIFNAAFDREAVFSGMLGVAIMWGVKRGIYSNEAGQGTGPQSAAAEVSHPAKQGFVQAFAVYVDTLFVCSATAFIIISTDMYKVFEGESEDGAVRYAGSLPDGIPVGPGFVQAGLDSFASGIGPSFVALAIMFFAFTTVLAYYYMAEVNFTYLNRWVRNETARRVLIWALRVLIVVSVFVGATSTPGAAWMLGDIGVGSTAWLNIVAILVLQVPALKCLWDYRRQKKAGLDPQFDPEALGIKNADFWVARKAEMVANGTWPTAGDPTVKEAV